One Sphingomonas sp. SUN039 genomic window carries:
- a CDS encoding DJ-1/PfpI family protein, which yields MEPVHVAFLLFPNVTQLDLTGPAQVLSRLGNAKIDLVAKTRDHVPTDAQFDLLPTATFAEVTHADILCVPGGFGTVAAMEDAETLDWVRRIGTDATWVTSVCTGSVVLAAAGLLTGYKATSHWASRHQLAWFGAEPVAERTVFDRNRVTGGGVTAGIDFALALTAAIRGEDHAKFVQLSIEYDPAPPFDSGTPDKADAATLARYKAMVAANAPDREARVKAIADTLGL from the coding sequence ATGGAACCCGTTCACGTCGCCTTCCTGCTCTTCCCCAATGTCACACAGCTTGATCTGACCGGCCCCGCTCAAGTGCTGTCGCGGCTGGGCAATGCGAAGATCGATCTGGTGGCGAAGACCCGCGATCACGTGCCGACCGACGCACAGTTCGATTTGTTACCCACCGCGACCTTCGCCGAAGTGACGCACGCCGATATTCTCTGCGTCCCCGGCGGTTTCGGCACGGTCGCGGCGATGGAGGATGCCGAAACGCTCGACTGGGTCCGCCGCATCGGCACCGACGCGACCTGGGTGACGAGCGTTTGCACCGGCTCGGTCGTCCTCGCCGCAGCCGGATTGCTGACGGGCTACAAAGCGACATCGCACTGGGCGTCGCGCCACCAACTCGCGTGGTTCGGCGCGGAACCGGTGGCCGAGCGCACAGTGTTCGACCGCAACCGCGTCACCGGCGGCGGCGTGACGGCGGGCATCGACTTTGCGCTGGCACTCACCGCTGCAATCCGGGGCGAGGATCACGCCAAATTCGTGCAGCTCAGCATCGAATACGACCCCGCCCCGCCGTTCGACAGCGGTACGCCCGACAAGGCCGATGCCGCCACGCTGGCGCGTTACAAGGCGATGGTTGCGGCAAACGCCCCCGACCGCGAAGCGCGCGTCAAAGCCATCGCCGACACCCTCGGGTTGTAA
- a CDS encoding DsbA family protein, which yields MTMTMNKILVAGVALLALAACNSGANNSSVASSGPVAAVAPPAGTEWVTTVAATPEGGFLMGNPNAPIKLMEYGSVTCPTCQAFAIQGMEPLKQKYVATGKVSYEFRSFLIHGPDVMASSLLQCGGAGPFFALLEASYNNLNDWQGKIMAAPQADLQRIQSLPVAAQNVELARLSGLDQFVVQRGVGSEAAQKCLTDPATPEKLVKQRDRATTEFGVNGTPTFFINGSVVSNVSSWKDLEPMLRAAGA from the coding sequence ATGACGATGACGATGAACAAGATTTTGGTAGCCGGTGTCGCGCTGCTGGCGCTGGCGGCCTGTAATTCGGGCGCAAACAATTCGAGCGTTGCAAGTTCGGGCCCGGTCGCGGCCGTCGCCCCGCCCGCAGGCACCGAATGGGTAACGACGGTCGCGGCGACGCCCGAGGGCGGCTTCCTGATGGGCAACCCCAATGCACCGATCAAGCTGATGGAATACGGGTCGGTGACCTGCCCGACCTGTCAGGCGTTCGCGATTCAGGGCATGGAGCCGCTGAAGCAAAAATACGTCGCGACCGGCAAGGTCAGCTATGAATTCCGCAGCTTCCTGATCCACGGGCCCGACGTCATGGCGAGCAGCCTGCTGCAATGCGGCGGGGCGGGTCCGTTCTTCGCGCTGCTCGAAGCGAGCTACAACAATCTGAACGACTGGCAGGGCAAGATCATGGCCGCCCCGCAGGCCGATCTGCAACGCATCCAGAGCCTGCCGGTCGCGGCGCAAAACGTCGAACTCGCGCGGCTTAGCGGCCTCGACCAGTTCGTCGTCCAGCGCGGTGTCGGCAGCGAGGCCGCGCAGAAATGCCTCACCGATCCCGCCACGCCCGAAAAGCTGGTCAAGCAGCGCGACCGGGCGACGACCGAATTCGGCGTCAACGGCACCCCGACCTTCTTCATCAACGGGTCGGTCGTGTCGAATGTGTCGTCGTGGAAAGACCTGGAACCGATGCTGCGCGCGGCGGGAGCTTAA
- a CDS encoding NYN domain-containing protein, with the protein MSEAPKNIALLIDADNASPDRFEDVLAILAELGTVNIRRAYGNWEKASLKGWKALTHRYAIEPQQQFDVTKGKSATDMRLLIDAMDLLYRGRVDGFGLMSSDSDFMPLAMRLRQDGLPVYGFGGAKAPESFRQACTRFVFTDEVKAVETPLEAAVPVAGAQSIPDELLNAVGTAWKAAKRDEKGWARLAEVGQRATATTSIDARSYGYSRLSQLIAAIPQFATEKRDDGMWIKRVR; encoded by the coding sequence ATGAGCGAGGCACCGAAGAACATCGCGCTGCTGATCGACGCCGATAATGCGTCGCCCGACCGGTTCGAGGATGTGCTGGCGATCCTCGCCGAACTCGGCACCGTCAATATTCGCCGCGCCTATGGCAATTGGGAGAAGGCGTCGCTCAAGGGCTGGAAGGCACTGACTCATCGCTATGCTATCGAGCCGCAACAGCAGTTCGACGTGACCAAGGGCAAGAGCGCGACCGACATGCGCCTGCTGATCGATGCGATGGACCTGCTCTATCGGGGCCGCGTCGACGGCTTCGGGCTGATGTCGTCGGACAGCGATTTCATGCCGCTCGCGATGCGGCTGCGCCAGGACGGGCTGCCGGTCTATGGTTTTGGCGGGGCGAAGGCGCCCGAGAGTTTCCGCCAGGCGTGCACGCGGTTCGTCTTCACCGACGAGGTCAAGGCGGTGGAGACCCCGCTCGAAGCCGCCGTGCCGGTTGCGGGCGCGCAGTCCATTCCCGACGAATTGCTCAACGCGGTCGGGACCGCGTGGAAAGCGGCAAAGCGCGACGAAAAGGGCTGGGCACGCCTCGCCGAGGTTGGCCAGCGCGCCACTGCGACCACCTCGATCGACGCCCGAAGCTATGGCTATTCGCGCCTGTCGCAACTGATCGCCGCCATTCCGCAATTCGCGACCGAGAAGCGCGACGACGGGATGTGGATCAAACGCGTCCGCTGA
- the mutY gene encoding A/G-specific adenine glycosylase, with protein MSRTSEKLLPWYDANARRLPWRSPPGAPSPDPYRVWLSEIMLQQTTVATVKAYFERFTARWPTVAALAAADEGDVMAAWAGLGYYSRARNLVACARVLAAEGFPADEAGLRGLPGVGPYTAAAIAAIAFGQRAVVVDGNVERVVARLFAVDTPLPGVKPDLKRLAETITPDTRCGDFAQAMMDLGATVCVPRNPRCGDCPLMQDCGAYASGDPGSYPRRAAKALKPERTATAWWIEREGQVLLVRRPAKGLLGGMLALPSTLSAPAKAGAQATAVLPVDWAPAFAGAQVSLGTITHIFTHFRLTMTVAVASLDPGCVLPPGAQWWPLTKLADAGLPTLFAKAAAVAMRERV; from the coding sequence ATGTCTCGTACCTCCGAAAAGCTGTTGCCGTGGTACGACGCGAATGCGCGGCGTTTGCCATGGCGCAGTCCTCCGGGCGCGCCTTCGCCCGATCCGTACCGGGTGTGGCTTTCCGAAATCATGTTGCAGCAGACGACCGTCGCCACGGTGAAAGCGTATTTCGAGCGCTTTACGGCCCGCTGGCCGACCGTCGCAGCGCTGGCAGCGGCGGACGAAGGCGATGTCATGGCGGCGTGGGCGGGGCTCGGATATTATTCGCGGGCTCGCAATCTGGTTGCCTGTGCGCGGGTGCTGGCGGCGGAGGGGTTTCCGGCGGACGAGGCGGGTTTGCGCGGATTGCCGGGGGTCGGACCCTATACGGCGGCGGCGATCGCGGCGATTGCGTTCGGGCAGCGTGCGGTGGTCGTCGATGGCAATGTAGAGCGGGTGGTCGCGCGGCTGTTTGCGGTGGATACGCCGCTGCCGGGGGTGAAGCCGGACCTGAAGCGGCTGGCGGAGACGATCACGCCCGATACGCGCTGCGGCGATTTTGCGCAGGCGATGATGGATCTGGGCGCGACGGTGTGCGTGCCGCGGAACCCGCGCTGCGGCGACTGTCCGCTGATGCAGGACTGTGGCGCTTATGCGAGTGGCGATCCCGGCAGCTATCCGCGCCGGGCGGCGAAAGCGCTCAAGCCCGAGCGGACGGCGACGGCGTGGTGGATCGAGCGCGAGGGGCAAGTGCTGCTCGTGCGCCGTCCGGCCAAGGGGCTGCTGGGCGGAATGTTGGCGTTGCCCAGCACCCTTAGTGCTCCCGCGAAGGCGGGAGCCCAGGCCACAGCCGTTCTGCCCGTCGACTGGGCTCCCGCCTTCGCGGGAGCACAAGTGTCGCTCGGTACTATCACGCATATCTTCACCCATTTCCGCCTGACGATGACGGTCGCCGTAGCGTCGCTCGATCCCGGTTGCGTTTTGCCACCGGGCGCACAATGGTGGCCGCTAACGAAGCTCGCCGACGCGGGTCTGCCGACGCTGTTTGCCAAGGCCGCAGCGGTCGCGATGAGGGAGAGAGTTTGA
- a CDS encoding DUF721 domain-containing protein has translation MAKRPTSLPEPTRANRARAVADIVPDIGRTAFRKFGFVQSSVVSRWSEIVGERYAHASAPESIRFPHGKREQGVLTVVATGAHAPMMQHVAPTLIERVNRFFGYAAVVKVVIRQGTLPAAPRRATPAPSIPIPTDLGDSLRTIADPELKTVLESLARGVAAARHVPVLGKIS, from the coding sequence ATGGCGAAACGACCGACCTCTCTTCCCGAGCCGACCCGTGCCAACCGCGCGCGCGCGGTCGCCGATATCGTCCCCGATATCGGACGGACGGCATTCCGCAAATTCGGCTTCGTCCAGTCGTCGGTGGTCAGCCGCTGGAGCGAGATCGTCGGCGAGCGTTATGCCCATGCCTCCGCCCCCGAATCGATCCGCTTTCCCCATGGCAAGCGCGAGCAAGGCGTCCTGACCGTCGTCGCGACCGGCGCGCACGCCCCGATGATGCAGCATGTCGCGCCGACCCTGATCGAACGGGTGAATCGCTTCTTCGGCTATGCGGCGGTCGTGAAAGTGGTCATCCGGCAAGGCACCCTGCCCGCGGCACCGCGCCGCGCGACCCCCGCACCTTCGATACCGATCCCGACCGACCTCGGCGATTCGCTTCGCACGATTGCCGATCCCGAACTCAAGACCGTCCTCGAATCGCTCGCGCGCGGCGTCGCGGCGGCGCGGCACGTCCCCGTTCTCGGAAAGATCAGTTGA
- the smc gene encoding chromosome segregation protein SMC, giving the protein MKIARVKLSGFKSFVDPVELRVMNGLTGVVGPNGCGKSNLLEAIRWAMGEGSPKSLRGSGMEDVIFAGTATRPQRQFAEVSILAERDDDEVEVTRRIERGAGSAYRINGRDARARDAQLLFADAATGAHSPALVSQGKIGAIIAAKPAERRAMLEEAAGISGLHVRRREAEIRLKATETNLARVAEVVAEMEARANVLRRQARSAERYRKLSDAIKLAEGKLIYARWRDAAAAADVARAEATLAEDRVVAAAEAQRVAAALTRDATDKLSALRAEAQGARDAAADARHALASAEGELRAVETRIANIAAERDRLSADRDREGELATDAGEALARLADEVASLATRIAAADGERADRAAAVAVSEVTAREAELALAQATAEAAERGAERRVAEAAVAAARAQLDRAERDHVRALGERDALTPLATVEAAHSEAVAIRATAEDGLNASIAALEAAEAARESAAGALAATQIAKSESAAALAALESEARALAPAREAKGTLGLVSAARGYEAALAAALADDLAADVGSSSTAPRRWAGADITEGDPALTAGPPLSDYVKSPPELARRLSQIAVVDMDEDSQLAVGQRLVTRDGKLRRWDGFVSEGTGAAEAERLVRRNRLTEIEAELPAARDAAGQAALDVEAARSGIDAATRAMSEARQGRDAADAALRTALRGIDTAAAAVERARAAHAQLAERLTVIAAEQSNARADLDAAEAHRAALPADDQGAQLSALDAAARTARDAVVAARAQLAALDSAVDADRARQAAATAEAESWKARSGKAAKRIEDMARRAAALDAEAEALESAPDAAARAVRRATGAAEDASAAADATLRAEREAEAILRDREAEAARVGEALAAAREDRAGAAARAENQELRRVEMGRVSGERFECPPPVLPEKLGFEVDSVGEASVESKGLENLTMERERLGPVNLVAEQELAELDASRENNAAEMAELTEATHRLRGSIGSLNREGRLKLRAAFEAVDGHFRELFRTLFNGGEAHLEMIDSDDPLDAGLEIMAQPPGKKLTSLTLLSGGEQALTAVALIFALFLTNPAPLCVLDEVDAPLDDANVERFCDLLDRMTRTTDTRYLIVTHNAVTMARMHRLYGVTMVEQGISRLVSVDLGGAVDLLAAE; this is encoded by the coding sequence TTGAAGATCGCGCGCGTCAAATTGTCGGGGTTCAAGTCGTTCGTCGACCCGGTCGAATTGCGCGTGATGAACGGGCTGACCGGCGTCGTCGGCCCCAATGGCTGCGGCAAATCGAACCTTTTGGAAGCGATCCGCTGGGCCATGGGCGAGGGATCGCCCAAGTCCTTGCGCGGGTCCGGCATGGAAGACGTGATCTTCGCGGGCACCGCCACCCGCCCGCAGCGCCAGTTCGCCGAAGTCTCGATCCTCGCCGAACGCGATGACGACGAAGTCGAAGTCACCCGCCGGATCGAACGCGGCGCGGGGTCGGCGTACCGGATCAACGGGCGCGACGCCCGCGCGCGCGACGCGCAATTGCTGTTCGCCGATGCCGCGACTGGCGCGCATTCGCCCGCGCTCGTCAGCCAGGGCAAGATCGGCGCAATCATCGCCGCCAAGCCCGCCGAGCGCCGCGCGATGCTTGAGGAAGCGGCGGGCATATCCGGCCTCCACGTCCGCCGCCGCGAAGCCGAAATCCGGCTGAAAGCGACCGAGACCAACCTCGCGCGCGTCGCCGAAGTGGTCGCGGAGATGGAGGCGCGCGCGAATGTGCTCCGGCGGCAGGCGCGCTCCGCCGAGCGCTACCGAAAGCTCTCCGACGCGATCAAGCTCGCCGAGGGCAAGCTGATCTATGCGCGCTGGCGCGATGCGGCAGCGGCGGCAGATGTTGCGCGCGCCGAGGCGACGCTCGCCGAAGACCGGGTCGTTGCCGCTGCCGAAGCGCAGCGCGTGGCCGCTGCACTTACCCGCGACGCGACCGACAAGCTTTCGGCGTTGCGCGCCGAGGCGCAGGGCGCGCGCGATGCCGCCGCCGATGCGCGCCATGCGCTCGCCAGCGCCGAGGGTGAGTTGCGCGCGGTCGAGACGCGCATCGCCAATATCGCCGCCGAGCGCGACCGCCTGTCCGCCGACCGCGACCGCGAGGGCGAGCTGGCGACCGACGCGGGCGAGGCGCTGGCCCGACTCGCCGACGAAGTCGCGTCGCTCGCCACCCGCATCGCCGCCGCCGACGGCGAACGGGCCGATCGGGCAGCGGCGGTTGCGGTTTCGGAAGTCACGGCACGCGAAGCCGAACTCGCCCTCGCCCAGGCGACCGCCGAAGCCGCCGAACGCGGTGCCGAGCGCCGCGTTGCCGAAGCCGCGGTTGCCGCGGCCCGCGCGCAACTCGATCGTGCCGAGCGCGACCATGTCCGCGCGCTGGGCGAGCGCGATGCGCTGACGCCGCTGGCAACCGTCGAGGCGGCGCACAGCGAGGCGGTCGCTATCCGCGCGACAGCCGAAGACGGGCTGAACGCGTCGATTGCCGCCCTCGAAGCCGCCGAGGCCGCGCGTGAATCGGCAGCAGGCGCCCTGGCCGCCACACAGATCGCCAAGTCCGAATCCGCCGCCGCCCTCGCCGCGCTCGAAAGCGAAGCCCGCGCGCTCGCCCCGGCCCGCGAGGCGAAGGGCACGCTCGGGCTGGTCAGTGCGGCGCGGGGCTATGAAGCCGCCCTCGCCGCTGCGCTCGCCGACGATCTTGCCGCTGATGTCGGCAGCAGCTCGACCGCCCCCCGCCGCTGGGCGGGGGCGGACATCACGGAGGGCGATCCGGCCCTCACCGCCGGACCACCGCTTTCAGATTATGTTAAATCACCGCCCGAACTGGCCCGCCGCCTGTCGCAGATTGCCGTGGTCGATATGGACGAGGATAGCCAACTTGCCGTCGGCCAGCGGCTCGTCACCCGTGACGGCAAGCTGCGCCGCTGGGACGGCTTCGTCAGCGAAGGGACCGGCGCCGCCGAGGCCGAACGCCTCGTCCGCCGCAACCGGTTGACCGAGATCGAGGCCGAACTCCCCGCCGCCCGCGACGCCGCCGGACAGGCTGCCCTCGACGTCGAGGCCGCCCGCTCGGGCATCGACGCCGCCACCCGGGCGATGTCCGAAGCGCGACAAGGCCGCGATGCCGCCGATGCGGCCCTCCGCACCGCGCTGCGCGGCATCGACACCGCTGCCGCTGCGGTCGAGCGGGCGCGCGCCGCCCACGCGCAGCTGGCCGAGCGCCTGACCGTCATCGCCGCCGAGCAAAGCAATGCACGCGCCGACCTTGACGCAGCGGAGGCTCATCGCGCAGCCCTTCCCGCCGACGATCAGGGCGCGCAGCTCTCGGCGCTCGATGCCGCTGCCCGTACCGCCCGCGATGCCGTCGTCGCCGCCCGCGCGCAGCTTGCAGCGCTCGATTCCGCCGTCGATGCCGACCGCGCCCGTCAGGCGGCGGCAACCGCCGAAGCCGAAAGCTGGAAAGCGCGCAGCGGCAAGGCAGCGAAGCGGATCGAGGACATGGCCCGCCGCGCTGCAGCGCTCGATGCCGAGGCCGAAGCGCTGGAGAGTGCGCCCGACGCCGCCGCGCGTGCGGTGCGCCGCGCGACGGGCGCTGCGGAGGACGCCAGCGCTGCTGCCGACGCCACGCTGCGCGCCGAGCGCGAGGCCGAGGCGATCCTGCGCGACCGCGAAGCCGAAGCGGCGCGGGTCGGCGAAGCGCTGGCTGCCGCGCGCGAAGACCGTGCCGGCGCTGCTGCCCGTGCCGAGAACCAGGAGCTGCGCCGCGTCGAAATGGGCCGCGTTTCCGGCGAACGCTTCGAATGCCCCCCGCCGGTGCTGCCCGAAAAGCTGGGCTTCGAGGTCGATTCGGTCGGTGAGGCATCGGTCGAGTCCAAGGGTCTCGAAAACCTGACGATGGAGCGCGAACGGCTCGGCCCGGTCAATCTGGTGGCCGAGCAGGAACTCGCCGAACTCGACGCCTCGCGCGAGAACAACGCCGCGGAGATGGCCGAACTGACCGAAGCAACCCACCGCCTGCGCGGCTCGATCGGCAGCCTCAACCGCGAGGGGCGGCTGAAGCTGCGTGCAGCCTTCGAGGCGGTCGACGGACATTTCCGCGAGCTGTTCCGCACGCTGTTCAACGGCGGCGAGGCGCATCTGGAAATGATCGACAGCGACGATCCGCTCGATGCGGGACTCGAAATCATGGCGCAGCCGCCGGGCAAGAAGCTGACCTCGCTCACGCTACTCTCGGGCGGCGAGCAGGCTCTGACCGCGGTCGCGCTGATCTTCGCGCTGTTCCTGACCAACCCCGCGCCGCTCTGCGTTCTCGACGAGGTCGACGCCCCGCTCGACGATGCCAATGTCGAGCGCTTCTGCGACCTGCTCGACCGCATGACCCGCACGACCGACACCCGCTACCTGATCGTCACGCACAATGCCGTGACCATGGCGCGCATGCACCGACTCTATGGAGTGACGATGGTCGAGCAGGGCATCAGCCGGTTGGTGTCGGTCGATCTTGGCGGGGCAGTCGACTTGCTGGCGGCGGAGTAG
- a CDS encoding DEAD/DEAH box helicase, whose product MTKFADLGLSPQILSALAAKGYDTPTPIQVQSIPSLIEGRDLCGIAQTGTGKTAAFALPSIMRLTANPKARPPGGCRMLVLSPTRELAAQIAQSFEDYSKGQRLSVGVVFGGMPIGRQIKMCGAGLDVLVATPGRLIDLIEQRALNLRHVEIFVLDEADQMLDLGFIHALKQIDRLLPKQRQSLFFSATMPKTIAELGARFLNDPVHVAVTPVASTAERVDQYATFVNQAEKQALLSIVLKNEPIDRALVFSRTKHGCDRIVKHLAAAGIRSAAIHGNKSQNARTDALDAFKRGDIRILVATDIAARGIDVSGVSHVFNFDLPNVPEQYVHRIGRTARAGAAGIAVSFVAGEEKGWLRDIEKLTGVKLQTAPLPNDFATKAAALPKPAFVREAPHGGRDAGRGGRGAPAPTGEKRRFAPKRAPGVGTHRGAVKRSGGGGR is encoded by the coding sequence ATGACCAAATTTGCCGACCTCGGCCTGTCGCCGCAAATCCTGTCCGCGCTTGCGGCCAAGGGCTATGACACGCCGACCCCCATCCAGGTCCAGTCGATCCCGTCCTTGATCGAAGGCCGCGATCTTTGCGGCATCGCCCAGACCGGCACCGGCAAGACGGCGGCGTTCGCGCTGCCCAGCATCATGCGCCTGACCGCCAACCCCAAAGCGCGTCCGCCCGGCGGCTGCCGCATGCTCGTCCTCTCGCCGACGCGCGAGCTGGCGGCGCAGATCGCCCAGTCGTTCGAGGATTATAGCAAAGGCCAGCGCCTGAGCGTCGGCGTCGTCTTCGGCGGCATGCCGATCGGTCGCCAGATCAAGATGTGCGGCGCGGGTCTCGACGTCCTCGTCGCGACGCCCGGCCGCCTGATCGACCTGATCGAACAGCGCGCACTCAACCTGCGCCACGTCGAAATCTTCGTCCTCGACGAGGCCGACCAGATGCTCGACCTCGGCTTCATCCATGCGCTGAAGCAGATCGACCGCTTGCTGCCCAAGCAACGCCAGTCGCTGTTCTTCTCGGCGACGATGCCCAAGACGATTGCCGAACTCGGCGCACGATTCCTGAACGATCCCGTGCATGTCGCAGTGACGCCGGTCGCCTCGACCGCCGAGCGCGTCGACCAGTACGCCACGTTCGTCAATCAGGCGGAAAAGCAGGCGCTGCTCTCGATCGTGCTCAAGAACGAGCCGATCGACCGCGCGCTGGTGTTCAGCCGCACCAAACACGGCTGCGACCGCATCGTGAAACATCTGGCGGCGGCGGGCATCCGCTCGGCGGCGATCCACGGCAACAAGTCGCAGAATGCCCGCACCGACGCGCTCGATGCGTTCAAGCGCGGTGACATCCGTATCCTCGTCGCGACCGATATTGCCGCACGCGGCATCGACGTGTCGGGCGTCAGCCATGTCTTCAACTTCGACCTGCCCAATGTCCCCGAGCAATATGTGCACCGCATCGGCCGCACGGCGCGCGCCGGCGCAGCAGGGATTGCCGTCAGCTTTGTCGCGGGCGAGGAAAAGGGCTGGCTGCGCGACATCGAGAAGCTGACCGGCGTCAAGCTGCAAACCGCGCCGCTGCCCAATGACTTCGCGACCAAGGCAGCCGCGCTGCCCAAGCCCGCGTTCGTCCGCGAAGCCCCGCACGGCGGGCGCGATGCCGGTCGCGGCGGTCGCGGTGCCCCCGCTCCGACGGGCGAAAAGCGCCGCTTCGCGCCGAAGCGCGCGCCGGGTGTGGGGACGCACCGTGGCGCTGTGAAACGCTCGGGCGGCGGCGGACGCTAA
- a CDS encoding DsbA family protein, producing MRVLLGLLALFTLGAAKPVDWTKTVSRTPAGSYVIGNPAAKVRLVEYMSYTCPHCAEFAAEATTPLMRDYVARGLVAFEPRNAVRDPLDLAAAIATRCGLPARFPGHHEAVFAAQPQLFDGASKFDPAPTASKPVAGMKALSRASGLTAIMAKRGVAPAALDACYASKVAQAPVLAMTNDAWNTRKIPGTPAFFLNGAAIETNTWGGIEPLLRTALHLKPKA from the coding sequence ATGCGCGTATTGCTCGGCCTGCTGGCCTTGTTCACCCTCGGCGCGGCGAAGCCGGTCGACTGGACGAAAACCGTCTCGCGCACGCCGGCGGGTTCCTATGTCATCGGCAATCCGGCGGCGAAGGTGCGGCTGGTCGAATATATGTCCTACACCTGCCCGCATTGCGCCGAGTTCGCCGCCGAGGCGACGACACCGCTGATGCGCGACTATGTCGCCCGCGGGCTTGTCGCGTTCGAGCCGCGCAACGCCGTGCGCGATCCGCTCGACCTTGCCGCCGCAATCGCGACCCGCTGCGGGCTTCCCGCGCGCTTCCCCGGCCATCACGAAGCGGTGTTCGCCGCGCAGCCGCAATTGTTCGACGGCGCGTCGAAGTTCGACCCGGCACCCACTGCCAGCAAACCGGTTGCAGGCATGAAGGCTTTGTCGCGCGCCAGCGGCCTGACCGCGATCATGGCGAAGCGCGGCGTGGCCCCGGCAGCGCTCGATGCCTGTTACGCGAGCAAGGTCGCACAGGCACCGGTGCTGGCCATGACCAACGATGCGTGGAACACCCGCAAAATTCCCGGCACGCCGGCGTTTTTCCTGAACGGCGCGGCGATCGAAACGAACACCTGGGGCGGTATCGAGCCTTTGCTTCGCACCGCCCTCCACCTGAAACCGAAAGCATGA
- a CDS encoding DedA family protein: protein MSAYIEHIIGWLAGFTTAVIVAMGYPGVALLMAIESACIPLPSEIIMPFAGYLVAQGHFTLWGVATAGAIGNNIGSAIAYEVGKHGGRPIVERYGRYVLIDAHDIDKADRFFARFGDWAVLIGRMLPVIRTFIAFPAGVVRMPYLRFHIFTFIGSWPWCFGLAWVGMKLGAAWNSDPRVKAVLHSLDVVIVAVVLAAAAWFVWHKLRRRPS, encoded by the coding sequence ATGAGCGCGTATATCGAACACATTATCGGCTGGCTTGCAGGCTTCACCACTGCCGTCATCGTCGCGATGGGCTATCCCGGTGTCGCTCTGCTCATGGCCATCGAGAGCGCGTGCATTCCGTTGCCGAGCGAAATCATCATGCCGTTTGCCGGCTATCTGGTCGCGCAAGGGCATTTCACCTTGTGGGGCGTCGCGACAGCGGGGGCGATCGGCAATAATATCGGGTCGGCTATCGCCTATGAAGTCGGCAAGCACGGCGGGCGGCCGATCGTCGAGCGGTACGGCCGCTACGTGCTGATCGACGCGCATGACATCGACAAGGCCGACCGCTTCTTTGCGCGGTTCGGCGACTGGGCGGTGCTGATCGGGCGCATGCTGCCGGTGATCCGCACGTTCATCGCCTTTCCGGCGGGTGTTGTGCGGATGCCGTATCTGCGCTTCCACATCTTCACCTTCATCGGTTCCTGGCCGTGGTGCTTCGGTCTCGCCTGGGTCGGCATGAAGCTGGGCGCGGCATGGAACAGTGATCCGCGCGTTAAAGCGGTGCTGCATTCGCTCGACGTCGTCATCGTCGCGGTGGTGCTGGCGGCGGCGGCATGGTTCGTCTGGCACAAATTGAGGAGGCGTCCGTCATGA